Below is a window of Populus trichocarpa isolate Nisqually-1 chromosome 3, P.trichocarpa_v4.1, whole genome shotgun sequence DNA.
aaggagaaggaaaaagcTTTTCGATAGGCAAGATGTAATAAACTtctagaagaacaagaaaaatgaaCCTCTTAGCTCTGAACCTCGTAACTCTCAACTCTAAAAACCTTAACTCCCTTTAACTCCTTAGATCTCTCTGCTCTCCTGCTCACTTCTTAGCTTCGAGGAAAGCTTTCAAGAAATCAATGGCAGACATAAAGAAAGACTCCGTCTCACCACCGCCACAACCACCACCGTCACTGCCACCAACAAGAAATGACGACGTCGACTCCAGGAAGGCATCAGAAAGACCGCTTCTCAAGAAGACAAAGACCACTTCTTCCTCCATACCAGATGACACTCACTTCCCTGGCCCGCTATTTCCCGCTGTTCGCAGAACTGCTCCTCCACCACTAACACCTTCCACCCACCACCACCTCCGCCCTCCACTGTCCGATCTCCGTCTCTCCACAAACAGCAACAACCACACCACTGTTAATGCTACTAATAGTAGCATTGATATTAGTAGTAGTAGCAACAATTCCAGCTTCTCGGTTGATAGGGACTGGATGTACCCATCTTTTCTTGGGCCCCACGTGGCTAGGAGTCGAGTCACGGTGAAGGGTCGCCGTGGTTATAATAAGGTGGCGGCGGAGGCGGAGGcggaggagaaggagaagcaCAACACTGGGGCGACGCCCTCTTCTATTACTACTAGTACCGATGCTAGTGCTGCTAATAAGGGGAAAGTGAAAGAGGAGAAGTTATTGAAGGTAGATGATGATATTAAAGAAGTGAAAACGGCTGCTGCCACTCAAGTTCTGGTGACTCGCTCTGGTGTCAACAGAAGTCGGGGATTCAAATCTTCTTCAATCTTTTATTTGGTAAAAACAACTGCCccttttctttgtatttgtcTTTTAAAAGTAGTAGTAATAGTTAAGGTTTCCTGAAAAGGAGAAAGTGGAAatcttttcttaaattattgtgCAGTTTTTTCAGGCAATTAAAAAGCTAGAGCACTTGTTTTTccactttatttgtatttttgggTCAAGTATAGAAGCAGTTTCTTATTGGATTTAGTTTGCTTTGTTTTGATATAGCATTACTGATGATTTCGTTGCTAATCTTCAATTGCAGCTTAATTTCACTTGTACAGTATTTATGTCTTTTTCGATTTACTTGAGCAATAAAGTCGCGAAACTAGAGGTATGTTTTATATACATCTTTTGGCAAGTTCAATTGTTGGTTCTTTCTGTTGAAATCTATTGATGTCTTGAACAATTTGGAACATTCTTACTCAGTTGctgaaatgagaaagaaaagaaaaggcgaaaATCGAGAAGACCTAAGTATTCTGAATCTCAAAAAGGGATGGTTTAGAAAATGGCAAAAAAGTAGACAAATTCTTGTTAAATGTTGATGGCGACTGAAAGTAGGTTTATTTGATTTCTGCTCATCTGTTCATGAATATGGCTCTTTTACTTGCAGGAAGAGAATATTAACCTCCGTACAGTGTGTAGTAATAAAGGCGGTGGTGGTAATGACGGCATTGAAGTTTTGCAGCCTGAAGATTATAGTTCATTTTATCTTGGAAATGCTGACAGCAGAACTGTTGCTTTGTATACTGTGATGTTCACACTCGCCATACCTTTTTTGTTGtataaatatcttgattatCTTCCCCAAATAAAGACTCTCTCAAAAAGAACAATGAATAACAAGGAGGAGGCTCCCCTGAAGAAGAGAGTTGCATATATGGTGGATGTTTGCTTCTCTGTTTATCCCTATGCAAAGCTACTTGCACTGCTTTTTGCGACCATCTTTCTCATAGGATTTGGTGGGTTAGCACTGTATGCTGTCAGTGATGGTAGCTTGGCGGAAGCTCTTTGGCTTTCATGGACATTTGTAGCTGATTCAGGAAATCACGCTGATAGGGTTGGCACCGGGCCAAGAATTGTTTCTGTCTCTATAAGTTCAGGAGGCATGCTGATATTTGCCATGATGCTTGGACTTGTCTCGGATGCTATCTCAGAAAAGGTAGATTCGCTGCGGAAAGGAAAGAGCGAAGTAATCGAAAAGAACCATATACTAATTCTTGGATGGAGTGACAAATTGGTAATTCATACTAGTTACTTTGAACTATCATTCACTGTTTCCTttgcattttcatttttgttaacTAGTGTAATGTTTGTATAAATTAGGAGCTTGTCAAAAGCAAATAATCAGCTGTCCAAGGcacaaaaaatggttttttatgtttttttcaataggAACTAAacgtgggttttttttttgttttttttttaataggaagGAATTACACATGGTTGAGGTTGATCAAGTTAGTACACGAGAATAGGACTGTCATGTtcctttttctatataaaaatctCGTCTCTTAAAAACCAATTTGGCTGTAATTTAATTAAGTGCTTGATAAGATGTTAAGAGAGgtttctatataaaaatttcttggctcttaaaaatcaatttggccATGTAAATCTTGTGGTGACAGAGTAAATGCATTTTAGAATCAAGGTGTTCTTTGAACTCTTCTTTTACTGGTATGAGAGGCTGACCATGTAAATCTTATGATGACAGTGTAAACTCTTTTTAAGACTAAGACTAGGTGTTAAAGATGATGTTTTGGTTGTAGGGCTCACTTTTGAAGCAGCTAGCAATAGCAAACAAGAGCATTGGTGGTGGTGTTATAGTTGTACTAGCAGAGAGAGACAAGGAAGAAATGGAGATGGATATAGCGAAGCTCGAATTTGACTTCATGGGCACTTCTGTTATATGCAGAAGTGGTAGTCCTCTTATCCTGGCTGACTTAAAGAAAGTATGTTTGAGtagtttttgctattttttccaatttgtaGTTTTTTGGTCTggattgatttttgtgttttcatattCATAGGTTTCAGTATCAAAGGCACGTGCTATTATTGTATTAGCATCTGATGAGAATGCAGATCaggttcttttctttctcaatgttGCTATCCAACTTCATAACTTGTGTGGTTCTTCTCCGCAAAAATTACAAAGATTTCTGTATTTTTGTTACCAGAGTGATGCACGTGCCTTAAGGGTTGTTCTCAGTCTAACAGGAGTTAAAGAGGGTTTGAGGGGTCATGTGGTTGTGGAGATGAGTGACCTTGACAATGAACCTCTAGTGAAGCTTGTTGGAGGGGAACTCATTGAAACAGTTGTTGCACATGACGTTATTGGACGCTTGATGATTCAGTGTGCTCTGCAACCAGGCCTTGCACAGGTTTACTCAGATGAGCCTTCACTACCCTTTTAAGAAAagggatttattttcttttctaagaaaattttattttattatttttttatatataaaaagcaagAGTTTTATTAAAGAAGAATTAGCAAAAAGGTTAGAAGCCAGCCAAAATCTCAACATCATACCAAAGGCTCTAAAATCCCTGAAACAAAACAAGTGAAAACACTAGTAAAGAATTTCAACACCCAGGCTAAGTGACCTAACACACAAAATTCTAATCAAAATGAAACTGTCTGCAGAAACTGAAATTCAGAAAGCAACCAGAATCAAGCCATTACcagacaaaaaggaaaaagatatgGAAATTAGCAACCAACCAAGAACAGCAATGAGGAAAGTCCACgataaacaatctaaaaaagagaaaagaagacaaagaacaatatcttcccttttagaGGACCAGCTGATAGAGTTGTAAGGAGCCTTAGAATTCTCCAGCTCAGCAAAAGACCCCTAAGAAAAAGAAGTAGAAAAACCTTTAGAGATTCGAAACCACCCTAACCCCAAACAAAACAGCACAAAACTTATGCATAATGGATGAGAATGCTCatgttttggtattttgagAAAAAGGAGAATaggacataaaaaaatttggtgtTTGAATTTCATTCACATCATTGATTATATTAGTTCCCCACTGATCCCTCCCCAAACCACTTCTTACAAGTAGAACATGCTGTTATGGGCATCATGAACTTGGAAaatgtaattttccaaaaaaaaaaaaatcatttcaaatgaAAAGGTGGTATTTAAATTAGATAAGCTTTTGTCAGTGGTTCATGTCAAGGTGCACGACTTGATTGCATTTGAGAAAAGACCCTTAGTGCCACCATTTTCTGTGTGGTAGAGTGTATTTTTCACCTCTTTTAGCCTTCATTCAAATGAAATTCCTTTTATCGAAACATTGTGATGCACAAGGTATATTTGCAGCACTTTTGATCCAAAGAACCATTACTCTATATAACTGGGCAGTATCAGTGCCAGTTGGACCAACCATTTACTTTTGATGGTTGTATGGCTGACATTAATCCCAGAAGCACTCTACATCCTGATGAAATGCTGTGTCCTTTTGTACAATTAGATAAGTGAAAATGTTTAAGGTTCAGTTTTTTGCAGCCTGCAAAACTATATGTAAGCTCCAACTGATTCACCTAAAATTACATGGACACGTCCctcaaattcaatttgaagTAAAGCAGATGCCACAACAATAGCATGGCATGTAGCACAGACTTATCTTTTCCATCATACTGTCTGAATTTTAAGAATTAAGACAGTGGCGTCATGGGACGgctgaaaaaaatttactgttttgtttttggtgacAGTACCTTCAGTTTTGTTATCTTGTCATGCATGTGCCATGCTCTTTTAAATATCTATGCAATTCTAACTTTTCAGTTAGTATTGTCTGTTTCAACAATTTAGAGCAATTTTTTCCTTTGGCCAGATCTGGGAAGATATACTGGGGTTTGAGAATGCAGAGTTCTACATCAAAAGGTGGCCTCAATTGGATGGTCTGCTTTTTCAAGATGTGCTCATTTCATTTCCTGAAGCAATTCCCTGTGGAGTTAAGGTTGCAGCTGAAGgtggaaagataaaattaaatcctGATGATAACTATGCTCTAAAAGAAGGAGATGAGATTCTTGTTATAGCCGAGGATGATGACACCTACGCTCCAGGTCCTCTTCCAGAGGTTATCCTTCTTTTCAAACTTGATGGAGCAGAAAGTTGGATActtgttgatgattttcaacTTTGGAAGTTACTAAATTAAGCTTTTATCGATTCCTTTGATTT
It encodes the following:
- the LOC18111175 gene encoding probable ion channel SYM8 isoform X2; the protein is MADIKKDSVSPPPQPPPSLPPTRNDDVDSRKASERPLLKKTKTTSSSIPDDTHFPGPLFPAVRRTAPPPLTPSTHHHLRPPLSDLRLSTNSNNHTTVNATNSSIDISSSSNNSSFSVDRDWMYPSFLGPHVARSRVTVKGRRGYNKVAAEAEAEEKEKHNTGATPSSITTSTDASAANKGKVKEEKLLKVDDDIKEVKTAAATQVLVTRSGVNRSRGFKSSSIFYLLNFTCTVFMSFSIYLSNKVAKLEEENINLRTVCSNKGGGGNDGIEVLQPEDYSSFYLGNADSRTVALYTVMFTLAIPFLLYKYLDYLPQIKTLSKRTMNNKEEAPLKKRVAYMVDVCFSVYPYAKLLALLFATIFLIGFGGLALYAVSDGSLAEALWLSWTFVADSGNHADRVGTGPRIVSVSISSGGMLIFAMMLGLVSDAISEKVDSLRKGKSEVIEKNHILILGWSDKLGSLLKQLAIANKSIGGGVIVVLAERDKEEMEMDIAKLEFDFMGTSVICRSGSPLILADLKKVSVSKARAIIVLASDENADQSDARALRVVLSLTGVKEGLRGHVVVEMSDLDNEPLVKLVGGELIETVVAHDVIGRLMIQCALQPGLAQIWEDILGFENAEFYIKRWPQLDGLLFQDVLISFPEAIPCGVKVAAEGGKIKLNPDDNYALKEGDEILVIAEDDDTYAPGPLPEVCRSSCPKTMDPPKYPEKILFCGWRRDIDDMIMVLEALLAPGSELWMFNEVPEKEREKKLTDGGLDIHGLENITLVHREGNAVIKRHLENLPLETFDSMSHWKIPLCILTPDLLLPFSLFEIYS
- the LOC18111175 gene encoding ion channel DMI1 isoform X1, with amino-acid sequence MADIKKDSVSPPPQPPPSLPPTRNDDVDSRKASERPLLKKTKTTSSSIPDDTHFPGPLFPAVRRTAPPPLTPSTHHHLRPPLSDLRLSTNSNNHTTVNATNSSIDISSSSNNSSFSVDRDWMYPSFLGPHVARSRVTVKGRRGYNKVAAEAEAEEKEKHNTGATPSSITTSTDASAANKGKVKEEKLLKVDDDIKEVKTAAATQVLVTRSGVNRSRGFKSSSIFYLLNFTCTVFMSFSIYLSNKVAKLEEENINLRTVCSNKGGGGNDGIEVLQPEDYSSFYLGNADSRTVALYTVMFTLAIPFLLYKYLDYLPQIKTLSKRTMNNKEEAPLKKRVAYMVDVCFSVYPYAKLLALLFATIFLIGFGGLALYAVSDGSLAEALWLSWTFVADSGNHADRVGTGPRIVSVSISSGGMLIFAMMLGLVSDAISEKVDSLRKGKSEVIEKNHILILGWSDKLGSLLKQLAIANKSIGGGVIVVLAERDKEEMEMDIAKLEFDFMGTSVICRSGSPLILADLKKVSVSKARAIIVLASDENADQSDARALRVVLSLTGVKEGLRGHVVVEMSDLDNEPLVKLVGGELIETVVAHDVIGRLMIQCALQPGLAQIWEDILGFENAEFYIKRWPQLDGLLFQDVLISFPEAIPCGVKVAAEGGKIKLNPDDNYALKEGDEILVIAEDDDTYAPGPLPEVCRSSCPKTMDPPKYPEKILFCGWRRDIDDMIMVLEALLAPGSELWMFNEVPEKEREKKLTDGGLDIHGLENITLVHREGNAVIKRHLENLPLETFDSILILADESLEDSIVHSDSRSLATLLLIRDIQLKRLPHRDAKPTSLRISGFSHSSWIREMQQASDKSIIISEILDSRTRNLVSVSRISDYVLSNELVSMALAMVAEDKQINRVLEELFAEEGNEMCIKPAEFYLFDQEEIPFYEIMIRGRQRNEIVIGYRLANAERAIINPPEKSEPRKWSLDDVFVVISLGD